The following coding sequences are from one Schizosaccharomyces osmophilus chromosome 1, complete sequence window:
- the lip5 gene encoding mitochondrial lipoic acid synthetase Lip5 codes for MLRVSKNLLKSERLLFQSAVVRFYSDKFSERLAKGPSFGDFINSEKPLSGEEAFELDRKVELPNGTVHKRLPSWLKTKVPLGSNFTKIKNDLRGLNLHTVCEEAKCPNIGECWGGKDKSQATATIMLMGDTCTRGCRFCSVKTSRRPPPLDPNEPEKTADAINRWNLGYVVLTSVDRDDLADLGANHIAKTIDSIKQKAPHILVEALTPDFSGRLDLVDVVAKSGLDVFAHNVETVEDLTRYVRDRRATYRQSLSVLEQAKKSVPHLITKTSVMLGLGETDEEVLRTLKDLRTHGVDVVTFGQYMRPTKRHLKVQEYVHPKKFEYWQEVAEKLGFLYVASGPLVRSSYKAGEFFIKNLIEKRSGNSTLAGP; via the exons ATGTTGAGAGTATCTAAAAATTTGCTAAAGTCAGAGCGATTACTGTTCCAA AGTGCAGTAGTTCGCTTTTACTCAGACAAGTTCTCAGAACGTTTAGCTAAGGGACCAAGCTTTGGTGACTTTATAAATTCGGAAAAGCCTCTTAGTGGGGAAGAAGCCTTTGAGTTAGATAGAAAGGTAGAGCTTCCTAATGGTACAGTTCATAAGCGTCTTCCTTCTTGGTTGAAAACGAAGGTTCCACTTGGGTCCAATTTTactaaaatcaaaaatgaTTTACGTGGTTTGAATTTGCATACGGTTTGTGAAGAGGCAAAGTGTCCAAATATTGGAGAATGCTGGGGAGGGAAGGACAAGAGTCAAGCTACTGCAACAATCATGCTTATGGGTGATACTTGCACTCGTGGTTGCAGATTTTGTTCTGTCAAAACTAGTCGTCGCCCTCCTCCTTTAGATCCCAATGAGCCTGAAAAAACAGCCGACGCCATCAACCGCTGGAATTTGGGTTATGTTGTACTCACCAGTGTTGATCGAGACGATCTGGCAGATTTAGGTGCCAATCATATCGCCAAAACCATTGATAGTATCAAACAAAAGGCCCCTCATATTCTTGTAGAGGCACTTACACCAGATTTTAGTGGACGGTTGGATCTTGTAGATGTTGTCGCCAAGTCTGGTCTCGATGTTTTCGCACATAATGTGGAAACTGTGGAGGATTTGACTCGTTATGTTCGTGATCGTAGAGCTACTTACCGTCAAAGCTTAAGTGTTTTGGAGCAAGCTAAGAAATCGGTCCCTCATCTAATTACTAAAACAAGTGTCATGCTGGGACTTGGCGAAACCGATGAGGAAGTCTTGCGAACATTAAAGGATTTGAGAACCCATGGTGTTGACGTTGTGACTTTTGGTCAATACATGAGACCAACGAAGCGTCACTTAAAGGTTCAGGAATACGTCCACCCTAAGAAGTTTGAGTATTGGCAGGAGGTCGCTGAAAAGCTCGGTTTCTTGTATGTAGCCAGTGGACCCCTTGTACGCAGTAGCTATAAGGCTGGCgaatttttcattaagAACTTGATTGAGAAGAGGTCAGGAAACTCAACTTTGGCTGGTCCTTAA
- the sed5 gene encoding SNARE Sed5, whose translation MSFQDRTTEFQACVANTRARMRNSSSNATTNNALQAKHQKSEFTTVAKKIAYKINETGKYLQRLSQLAKRKTLFDDRPVEIQELTYHIKQSLSSLNSDIASLQQIVRQTSKGSRNKPAQINQHNENIVVSLQNSLADTSMNFKDILEVRTQNMKASQNRTEKFVASTSLNTNPLANNNTTASPFNYDESEPNEDYLALNLGEGANTRYEQMALLENQTDVYSQQRMSSIESIESTISELGGIFSQLAQMVSEQRETVQRIDLYTDDIASNIGSAQREILKFYDKVSSNRALLFKVFGILIVFFLLWVLVT comes from the exons ATGTCATTTCAGGATAGAACAACAGAATTTCAAGCATGCGTTGCAAATACCAGAGCTCGTATGAGgaattcttcatcaaatgcAACAACGAACAATGCGTTACAAGCAAAGCATCAAAAGAGCGAGTTTACAACAGTTGCAAAAAAGATAGCttataaaatcaatgaGACAGGAAAATATCTACAACGTTTATCCCAAC TCgctaaaaggaaaacattGTTTGATGATCGGCCAGTGGAAATTCAGGAATTGACATATCACATTAAACAAAGTCTGTCATCTTTGAATTCAGATATTGCTTCTCTACAGCAGATTGTTCGTCAAACCTCAAAGGGATCCCGAAATAAGCCTGCTCAAATAAACCAACACAATGAAAACATTGTCGTCTCTCTCCAAAATTCCCTCGCTGATACCAGTATGAATTTTAAAGATATTTTAGAAGTTCGCACTCAAAACATGAAAGCCTCCCAAAACCGAACAGAAAAGTTTGTTGCTTCTACTTCTCTAAATACAAACCCTCTGGCCAACAATAACACTACTGCATCACCTTTTAATTATGATGAATCTGAGCCAAATGAAGATTACCTTGCGTTAAATTTAGGAGAAGGTGCAAATACCAGATACGAACAAATGGCATTGTTGGAAAATCAAACAGACGTGTATTCTCAACAAAGAATGTCTTCCATTGAAAGCATTGAAAGTACAATTTCTGAGCTTGGTGGAATATTCTCCCAATTGGCTCAAATGGTGTCTGAACAGCGTGAAACTGTTCAAAGAATTGATCTTTACACAGACGATATAGCGTCCAATATAGGAAGTGCTCAAAGAGAAATCCTGAAGTTTTACGATAAAGTATCTTCAAACCGTGCGTTACTCTTTAAAGTCTTCGGCATACTAATTgtgtttttccttttatgGGTACTTGTAACTTAA
- the shq1 gene encoding box H/ACA snoRNP assembly protein Shq1, whose product MITPKFELRQDADFVYLSIQAPHIKAQNAEIEAMGSEIHFCIAPYFLKLELPGNVLDDERANASYDIGKGMIHIKFPKENSGEEFPNLDLLTTLLANKEKPEAPKKALIEEVSDIPAATSTEGDVQANDVDPEIDWRTVRFDDPDFDWGLLQRMEDKKMEYTSTVNYGFNDQYTGLLKYLEGNEINVLPEPEITDPIQRSEIRKKTEDEKFDPEYYLADFHDHEMIDELIGYTPSYVELSNRAKAGDPISFEFTENEKQALLSLPRKSYIIENPKRIYLNLVALIFAYAYDHRTTLGDPSSESSWNIGIMAPNVACLDTNFSTIHEVACACFRRALAYPLYRNWNLAEACWKDTYAIVSLGKRWILRVLLCIKALFEHHDVYYIYNTMIINDYAYWIQTANDNVLEALTYQVMEYMPKKSDIGWQLEDLETESIQQMETYDGED is encoded by the exons ATGATTActccaaaatttgaattgcGGCAGGATGctgattttgtttatttaagTATTCAAGCTCCCCATATAAAG GCTCAAAATGCTGAAATTGAAGCTATGGGATCAGAGATCCACTTTTGCATTGCTCCATACTTTCTGAA ACTAGAGCTTCCAGGGAATGTATTAGACGATGAACGAGCCAATGCTTCCTATGACAttggaaaaggaatgatACATATaaaatttccaaaggaGAATTCTGGAGAAGAATTTCCTAATTTAGATTTATTAACAACTTTGCTTGcgaacaaagaaaagccAGAGGCACCTAAAAAAGCATTGATTGAAGAAGTAAGCGATATCCCAGCTGCGACAAGTACCGAAGGAGATGTACAAGCAAACGATGTTGATCCAGAAATTGACTGGAGAACTGTTCGCTTTGATGATCCCGACTTTGACTGGGGTTTGCTTCAAAGAATGGAAGATAAAAAG ATGGAATATACATCTACAGTAAATTATGGATTCAACGATCAATACACCGGGTTGCTTAAGTACTTGGAGggaaatgaaataaatgtGTTGCCAGAGCCAGAAATTACGGACCCGATACAGAGGAGCGaaattcgaaaaaaaacggaagatgaaaagtttgatCCAGAGTACTATTTAGCTGATTTTCATGATCATGAGATGATTGATGAGTTGATTGGGTACACTCCTAGTTATGTCGAATTGTCCAACCGTGCTAAAGCCGGAGAcccaatttcttttgaattcacggaaaatgaaaaacaagcTTTACTATCCCTTCCGAGAAAATCGTACATAATCGAAAACCCAAAACGGATTTACCTTAACCTGGTGGCACTGATTTTCGCATATGCTTATGATCATCGGACAACTTTAGGTGATCCTAGTAGTGAATCTAGCTGGAATATCGGAATAATGGCTCCTAATGTTGCATGTCTTGACACAAATTTTTCTACCATCCACGAAGTAGCCTGTGCGTGTTTCCGTCGAGCCTTGGCATATCCTTTGTATCGAAATTGGAATTTAGCAGAAGCCTGCTGGAAGGACACTTATGCCATTGTCAGTTTAGGAAAGCGATGGATTTTGCGCGTTTTACTTTGTATAAAAGCTTTATTTGAACATCATGATGTATACTACATCTACAATACCATGATTATTAATGACTATGCTTATTGGATACAAACAGCAAA TGACAACGTGCTAGAAGCTCTCACTTATCAGGTTATGGAATATATGCCAAAAAAGTCTGATATTGGATGGCAATTAGAGGACTTGGAAACAGAGAGTATACAACAAATGGAAACATATGATGGAGAGGATTAG
- the tac1 gene encoding mitochondrial Cox1 translational activator Tac1: MNLLRNLFSPPRLRTLACYKTFSSSAWAWSGHNKWSKIKHKKTANDQARSKQVGKISQGITMAVRTEGTNPDMNIRLATLLEQARKNSIPKSVIETAMKRGSGGGGADGIIMQALDYEGMHPSGVGFIVETITDNRSRAAANIKHILKKHSASLSNAKFLFSKKGKVEMNPPADRLSMELGNVLDDAIEAGAEDVVQRPKELVDEEDEGQFVILAEPASLNEVAQYFRSKNYEIKDSRMIYVPVSDTAIDLQTNEQAKEQMQNLVDDLYDIEDVMYIHTSAANSHYLPLSS, translated from the exons atgaATCTATTAAGAAACCTTTTTTCACCACCTCGGCTGAGGACCCTAGCGTGCTACAAAACATTTTCCTCATCTGCTTGGGCATGGTCAGGACATAATA AATGGTCCAAAATCAAGCACAAGAAAACTGCAAATGACCAAGCACGTAGTAAACAAGTCGGAAA GATTTCGCAGGGTATTACAATGGCCGTACGAACAGAAGGCACTAATCCCGATATGAATATTCGACTGGCTACGCTTTTAGAACAAGCGCGCAAAAACTCCATCCCAAAAAGTGTCATAGAAACGGCAATGAAAAGAGGTTCAGGTGGAGGAGGAGCTGATGGTATTATCATGCAAGCTCTTGATTACGAGGGAATGCATCCATCAGGCGTTGGATTTATTGTCGAAACAATTACAGATAATAGAAGTCGTGCAGCAGCCAACATTAAGCACATTCTTAAAAAGCACAGTGCTTCATTATCAAATGCAaaatttctgttttcaaAGAAGGGAAAAGTTGAAATGAATCCACCTGCAGATCGTCTTTCCATGGAGCTTGGGAATGTATTGGACGATGCGATTGAAGCTGGAGCCGAGGACGTAGTCCAGAGACCCAAAGAATTGgtagatgaagaagatgaggGTCAATTTGTAATTCTTGCCGAGCCTGCTTCCTTAAATGAAGTTGCTCAATATTTTCGGTCGAAGAATTACGAAATTAAAGACTCTCGAATGATTTATGTTCCAGTTTCCGACACAGCAATTGACTTGCAGACAAACGAGCAAGCAAAAGAGCAAATGCAAAATCTAGTTGACGATTTGTATGACATTGAAGATGTTATGTATATCCATACAAGTGCCGCCAATTCCCATTATTTACCCTTAAGCAGCTAA
- a CDS encoding Schizosaccharomyces specific protein, translated as MGIVRGVKTHTGAKKRWVPFGKEKTLLRHHAGGQHLVRAMGRSFVDSDSQADSVANFHRKTRKLVDYALDVYNDRLPEHQEKFTFDSFVDALDAESVVVNRVFDVLVREVSGAVRQRKRTQSNFPATTAQVVQRRLVPNISTVHHRDPNEPLIEETERIYFT; from the exons ATGGGTATTGTTCGAGGAGTGAAGACCCATACGGGTGCTAAAAAGCGTTGGGTTCCttttggaaaggaaaagacgTTACTTCGTCATCATGCTGGAGGACAACATTTAGTACGCG CCATGGGTCGGTCATTTGTGGACTCTGACTCTCAAGCAGATTCTGTTGCGAATTTTCATCGAAAAACGAGAAAGTTGGTAGATTACGCGCTTGATGTGTACAATGATCGTTTGCCGGAACATCAAGAAAAGTTCACGTTCGACAGCTTTGTGGATGCTCTTGATGCAGAGTCGGTCGTCGTCAATAGGGTTTTCGATGTTTTAGTTCGTGAAGTTTCAGGAGCCGTTCGTCAACGAAAACGAACGCAGTCCAACTTCCCTGCTACGACAGCGCAAGTCGTTCAGAGAAGATTGGTGCCAAATATATCAACGGTTCACCACCGTGATCCTAATGAACCTTTAATTGAGGAAACCGAGAGGATTTACTTTACATAA
- the rmt3 gene encoding type I ribosomal protein arginine N-methyltransferase Rmt3: MDNRSDSEVDWENEAEEIWEEDIEFKCLFCKDVLTSLNDLWNHCKQAHNFDFKSVKKDYHLEFYDCIKLINYVRSQVAKGQPIDLKNLSTVLASDEYMISVLPDDAVLFSLGETLDSDFEDDVLDVAVDHKKSDSKEEELKSLRLQVKLLTTQVEKIRKEKLDELTSQTANSSLQEPGKVIDNDSYYFESYAGNDIHFVMLSDGVRTEGYRDFIYENKNLFHGKTVLDVGCGTGILSMFCAKAGAKQVYAVDNSDIIQMARTNAYENNLADKITFIRGKIEEIQVPVPKIDIIVSEWMGYALTFESMIDSVLIARDRFLAEDGLMAPSETRLVLSATTNSEILEEPLDFWSDVYGFKMNCMKDASYNRVNVDVIPASYMNAKPVEFATINMHTCRVKDVSFKQPFSLTMTSSGPFCSFLIWFDTYFTASKDEPVPSSVDKSFGFTTGPHRTPTHWKQCTLILRERPHVEAGSVVQGSIAFIKNSANNRDLDIEVSYHVNGQDYTQSFILN; this comes from the exons ATGGATAATCGCAGTGATTCTGAGGTTGATTGGGAAAATGAAG CAGAAGAAATCTGGGAGGAAGATATAGAATTCAAATGCCTGTTTTGTAAAGATGTTTTAACATCCTTGAATGACTTATGGAACCATTGTAAACAAG CACACAATTTCGATTTCAAAAGCGTAAAAAAGGATTACCATTTGGAGTTTTATGACTGCATAAAGCTTATTAATTACGTTCGATCACAAGTAGCAAAAGGACAGCCGattgatttaaaaaatttatctACTGTACTTGCTTCTGATGAATATATGATTTCGGTATTACCTGACGAtgctgttttgttttcattggGAGAGACCTTGGATTCGGATTTTGAAGACGATGTTCTTGACGTTGCTGTAGatcacaaaaaaagcgactcaaaagaagaagagctCAAGTCTCTAAGACTACAGGTAAAATTGCTTACTACCCAAGTGgaaaaaatcagaaaagaaaaactggATGAACTTACTTCCCAAACTGCAAATTCTTCATTACAGGAACCTGGAAAAGTGATAGACAATGACTCTTATTATTTTGAGTCGTATGCTGGAAACGATATCCATTTTGTCATGTTGAGTGACGGTGTAAGAACAGAAGGTTATAGAGATTTTATCtacgaaaacaaaaatttgtttcatggAAAAACAGTTTTGGACGTTGGGTGCGGAACAGGCATTCTATCCATGTTTTGTGCTAAAGCCGGGGCTAAGCAGGTCTATGCAGTAGATAATTCTGATATCATTCAAATGGCAAGAACTAACGCATACGAAAACAATTTGGCTGACaaaattacttttattcGAGGAAAGATTGAGGAAATACAAGTACCTGTTCCCAAGATCGACATTATCGTGTCTGAATGGATGGGCTACGCCTTAACATTTGAGAGCATGATTGATTCAGTTCTTATTGCTCGTGACCGATTTTTGGCTGAAGATGGTCTTATGGCTCCTTCTGAAACGCGGTTGGTCTTGAGTGCAACCACCAACAGTGAGATTTTAGAAGAGCCCCTCGATTTCTGGAGTGATGTCTACGGATTTAAAATGAACTGCATGAAAGATGCTTCTTATAACCGAGTCAATGTGGATGTTATTCCTGCTTCATATATGAATGCGAAACCCGTGGAATTCGCTACCATCAATATGCACACATGCAGGGTAAAAGATGTTAGTTTCAAACAACCTTTCTCTCTTACAATGACATCTTCTGGTCCTTTTTGCagttttttgatttggTTTGATACCTACTTTACTGCTTCAAAAGATGAACCCGTCCCATCATCCGTGGATAAGTCATTTGGGTTTACGACAGGTCCCCATCGTACGCCCACTCATTGGAAACAGTGCACATTAATTTTACGTGAGCGACCTCATGTTGAAGCTGGTAGTGTGGTTCAAGGATCTATAGCTTTTATAAAGAATTCCGCCAACAATCGTGATTTGGATATTGAAGTTTCTTATCATGTTAATGGACAAGACTACACACAGtccttcattttgaatTAA
- the msl1 gene encoding U2 snRNP-associated protein Msl1 has protein sequence MNRNTLYVNNLNDKINKNDLKVSLYVLFSTYGTVVDIIALKTPKMRGQAHIVFYDASAAAIAMKALKNTQFFGKEMRIDYAKTQSKMVERIYGSEPRGSLKRSREDADVEIEDAGMLKRAS, from the exons ATGAATCGCAATACTCTTTACGTGAACAATTTGAAcgataaaataaacaaaaatgatCTAAAAGTATCTTTatatgttttgttttctacaTATGGAACTGTCGTGGATATCATTGCGTTGAAGACACCAAAAATGAGAGGTCAAGCGCATATTGTTTTCTATGATGCATCTGCTGCAGCGATTGCTATGaaagctttaaaaaatactcagttctttggaaaggaaatg CGGATCGACTATGCGAAAACGCAAAGTAAAATGGTTGAACGAATTTACGGTTCAGAACCAAGAGGTTCACTGAAGCGTTCACGAGAAGATGCCGATGTTGAGATTGAAGATGCTGGAATGTTGAAAAGGGCGTCTTAA
- the sfc9 gene encoding transcription factor TFIIIC complex subunit Sfc9, whose product MNWKCVCHINNYLPRGSLGSLRIHIFAWSSLLSLPRLSPCGTCLLGLGAEDGNVHVISVFRNSNMATHSINLECGWLVRLSFSSWTIRSQTAVCNLVCVSQNSNIYIVRVAVDLLTGDFVMHRQDFPFKIGHRSIAPVVTWSPVFNDTEFLALAYPNTLYISCYSKANEEFFSIKPHELTSVASPVGVFFARDDRNRILVYILTSLAELQVVLLEMDPSNALEFPEKQLLDKFLTHRLQNYGSTSEPSKSLRIHAFCPSPYSSTAIIHFSVSYPKSFIYTASAMERSFCAYSPTIASETTFSHLVSSFLTNCCFISAEGCFYELSLLEGSNKVFFDVLKMLSESLSQLLISDFDYCLKFKDTTPFSNLTSVFFDPSLNSLRLLYGWSVYSHKSLNISIFSSLRNRLVLSLMVFALNKVSSNSNYLTVTCKTILKNCVSLTYKELSEVPIALEIASRIGKFIDIPSAFEEVCPACKSHIESTNEAIATCNKGHVWQRCSITMLLLYQRTAKYCSICKSVTVDWGSLNIQGACFTKEIQEELGICYYCGGHYLS is encoded by the coding sequence ATGAATTGGAAGTGTGTATGCcatataaataattatttaCCGAGAGGGTCCCTTGGTTCTTTGCGCATCCATATCTTTGCTTGGTCATCCCTACTTTCTCTCCCGCGGCTCTCACCTTGTGGTACTTGCTTACTAGGTTTAGGGGCAGAAGATGGAAATGTCCATGTAATTTCCGTGTTTAGGAATTCAAATATGGCTACACACTCCATCAATCTTGAGTGCGGATGGCTGGTACGGCTTTCCTTTTCGTCATGGACCATCCGCAGTCAAACGGCCGTCTGTAACCTTGTCTGTGTATCGCAGAACAGCAACATTTATATCGTGCGTGTTGCTGTAGATCTCTTAACCGGTGATTTCGTAATGCATCGTCAAgattttccttttaaaaTTGGTCACCGGTCTATAGCACCAGTTGTAACCTGGTCTCCTGTGTTCAATGACACAGAATTCCTTGCACTTGCTTATCCAAATACCCTCTACATTTCTTGTTATAGCAAGGCAAATGAGGAATTTTTCTCTATCAAGCCACACGAGCTTACTTCAGTCGCTTCACCCGTAggtgttttctttgctcGTGATGACAGAAACCGAATTTTAGTGTATATCTTGACTTCTTTAGCTGAACTCCAAGTTGTACTTTTGGAAATGGATCCAAGCAATGCTCTAGAGTTTCCTGAAAAGCAGCTTCTCGATAAGTTTTTAACGCATCGCCTACAAAATTACGGCTCCACTTCGGAACCATCGAAAAGCTTACGTATACATGCTTTTTGTCCTTCGCCTTATTCATCAACGGCTATCATACATTTCAGTGTGTCATACCCAAAAAGCTTCATCTATACTGCTTCAGCAATGGAACGTAGTTTTTGTGCTTATTCTCCTACTATCGCCTCAGAAACCACTTTCTCTCATTTGGTTAGTTCTTTCCTTACAAATTGTTGTTTCATATCTGCAGAAGGCTGTTTCTATGAATTGTCTTTACTAGAAGGCAGCaacaaagttttttttgacGTATTAAAAATGCTGTCAGAAAGCTTATCCCAACTCTTAATCTCCGATTTTGATTattgtttgaaatttaAGGACACAACACCCTTTTCTAATTTAACCAGCGTATTTTTTGATCcttctttaaattcattACGGCTTCTTTATGGATGGAGTGTCTATAGCCATAAAAGTCTGAACatttcaatcttttcttctttgcgTAACCGACTAGTCCTTTCTCTTATGGTTTTCGCTTTGAACAAGGTATCGTCGAACAGTAATTATTTAACTGTTACGTGTAAAAccattttaaaaaattgtgTTTCATTAACTTATAAAGAATTATCTGAAGTCCCGATTGCACTTGAAATCGCTAGTCGAATTGGCAAGTTTATTGATATTCCTTCTGCGTTTGAAGAAGTATGTCCTGCTTGCAAAAGTCATATCGAATCGACGAATGAAGCAATAGCAACTTGTAATAAAGGCCACGTTTGGCAACGTTGTTCGATAACTATGCTTTTACTATATCAACGGACTGCTAAATACTGCTCAATTTGTAAATCTGTAACTGTGGATTGGGGGTCGTTGAATATCCAGGGCGCATGTTTTACGAAAGAAATCCAGGAAGAATTGGGTATTTGTTACTATTGCGGTGGTCATTACTTATCATGA